Proteins from a single region of Paenibacillus sp. BIHB 4019:
- a CDS encoding DUF3841 domain-containing protein, translated as MGIYWTLQREEIWSLFENQGYLEGSEKHALFPQEYQWMMTKMNERLPNYSGESPIWLWVQKPDMRSSGHFESCTSCVRIRLELDDKEVLISDFDDWHLVLNDSFLADNEKEWDDYHLGKLSMSKEESWDRIFDFNRLRDPDWHGTDSRCSQGVAGRIHISRVNKVEHFVTRKQREI; from the coding sequence ATCGGCATATATTGGACGCTTCAAAGAGAAGAAATTTGGAGCCTATTTGAGAATCAAGGGTATCTAGAAGGCTCTGAAAAACATGCCCTGTTTCCACAGGAATATCAGTGGATGATGACTAAAATGAACGAAAGGCTTCCCAACTATTCCGGAGAAAGTCCTATTTGGCTATGGGTACAGAAGCCGGATATGCGTTCGTCAGGTCATTTTGAAAGCTGTACCTCTTGTGTAAGAATACGTCTAGAGTTGGATGATAAAGAGGTATTAATTTCTGATTTTGATGATTGGCATTTAGTTCTAAATGATAGTTTCTTAGCTGATAACGAAAAAGAGTGGGATGACTATCATTTAGGAAAGCTGTCTATGAGCAAGGAAGAGAGCTGGGATCGAATATTCGATTTCAATAGACTGCGTGATCCTGATTGGCATGGAACGGACAGCAGATGTTCTCAGGGAGTTGCTGGTAGGATCCATATAAGCAGAGTCAATAAGGTTGAGCATTTTGTGACAAGGAAGCAACGTGAAATATAG
- a CDS encoding DUF3224 domain-containing protein, which yields METAIFTVTKWEEQPIENNLSNFPVNTAKVEYEIKGILEGKATLEYLLYYLDSTIEDAEKAKSKIAGFLHFEGHYDGHYGTFTACENGMFDNGTLDSPAQIINGTGELEKLIGSYNYNFLGHTSELVLNFEFTK from the coding sequence ATGGAAACAGCTATTTTTACTGTAACAAAATGGGAGGAGCAACCGATTGAAAATAATCTTAGCAACTTCCCCGTTAATACTGCAAAAGTTGAATACGAAATTAAAGGGATTTTGGAAGGGAAAGCAACTTTAGAATATTTGCTATATTACTTAGATAGTACGATTGAAGATGCTGAAAAGGCCAAATCCAAAATTGCGGGGTTTCTGCACTTTGAAGGTCATTACGATGGACATTATGGAACATTTACAGCCTGTGAAAACGGCATGTTTGATAACGGCACTCTTGATAGCCCCGCTCAAATCATTAACGGCACAGGAGAGTTGGAAAAATTAATCGGAAGCTACAACTATAATTTCCTCGGTCACACGAGTGAATTGGTATTAAATTTCGAATTTACAAAATAG
- a CDS encoding type 1 glutamine amidotransferase family protein, with amino-acid sequence MTNIVYLYVFDTMSDWEIGYLTAELNTGRYYKKGLAPSKIVTVGMDKTPVTTMGGLKIRPDIRLDECSIESTDTLILPGGETWTTTIHQPILETAERCLKEGALVAAICGATIGLAQTGLLDSRWHTSNDLEYLNMICPTYTGEKYYKMESAVTDGKLITASGIAPLEFSVHVLRALEVYSPDTLDAWYSLNKTQESKYFYELMNAIG; translated from the coding sequence ATGACGAATATAGTCTATCTTTATGTGTTTGACACGATGTCAGACTGGGAAATCGGTTATTTAACAGCCGAACTGAACACGGGAAGATATTATAAAAAAGGGCTGGCTCCATCCAAAATCGTTACCGTGGGAATGGATAAGACGCCTGTAACGACAATGGGCGGATTGAAAATAAGGCCAGATATCAGACTGGATGAGTGCAGCATTGAAAGCACAGATACATTGATTTTACCCGGTGGAGAAACCTGGACAACCACCATTCACCAACCCATTTTAGAAACGGCGGAAAGGTGTTTAAAGGAAGGGGCATTAGTGGCAGCGATTTGTGGGGCTACAATCGGACTTGCCCAGACGGGGCTGCTGGATTCACGCTGGCATACAAGCAATGATTTGGAGTACCTTAACATGATCTGTCCCACTTACACAGGCGAAAAATATTACAAGATGGAGTCTGCTGTAACGGATGGAAAACTAATTACTGCATCTGGCATAGCACCATTGGAGTTTTCTGTACATGTCTTGAGGGCGCTGGAGGTGTATTCACCAGATACATTAGATGCCTGGTATAGCCTGAATAAGACGCAGGAATCCAAGTATTTCTATGAATTGATGAATGCCATTGGGTGA
- a CDS encoding YafY family protein — protein MPKNDNMLAILWMLNSGMKMTAKQIAEKLEINIRTVYRYIDALCASGVPIISDTGHNGGYRLLNQFIRSPLLFDMEEKKALLHAAAFAKEAGYPLSEALGNATSKLKMYSNEEQESMLSRQLAGFEVINRSGYPSVQPILAELEQAVANEYAVEMDYRTGREEQPRNRVIDPYGMVNWNHKWYTVGFCHLRKEIRSFRVDRIVQIKRTSLLFKRSEAFSAREFFMQNLLPKLVGKEGLIPVMIEGRAEALDDLCLHWFMGHHLQERTANQAIFLLEETSIQTHVPYFLLSYAKSIKVVEPQSLKDRLVGAASELMEYYRL, from the coding sequence ATGCCAAAAAACGATAATATGCTGGCCATTCTCTGGATGCTGAATTCGGGCATGAAAATGACGGCAAAACAAATAGCTGAAAAGCTGGAAATAAATATAAGGACCGTTTATCGGTATATAGATGCATTATGTGCCAGTGGAGTGCCGATCATATCCGACACAGGCCATAATGGCGGGTATCGCTTGCTCAATCAATTTATCAGATCCCCTCTGCTATTTGATATGGAAGAGAAAAAGGCGCTCCTTCATGCGGCTGCTTTTGCCAAAGAGGCCGGATACCCTTTAAGCGAGGCGTTAGGCAATGCGACCTCCAAATTGAAAATGTATTCAAACGAGGAGCAGGAAAGCATGCTTAGCCGCCAGTTAGCCGGTTTTGAAGTGATAAACCGCAGCGGATACCCTTCGGTTCAGCCGATATTGGCGGAATTGGAGCAGGCTGTAGCAAATGAATACGCTGTAGAAATGGACTATCGCACAGGACGGGAAGAACAACCTAGGAACAGGGTGATAGACCCCTATGGAATGGTTAACTGGAACCATAAATGGTATACGGTTGGATTTTGCCACCTAAGGAAGGAGATTCGCAGTTTTCGGGTAGATCGAATTGTGCAAATCAAGCGGACTTCCCTGCTCTTTAAGCGTTCGGAAGCATTTTCGGCCCGTGAATTTTTTATGCAAAATCTGTTGCCTAAGTTAGTCGGCAAGGAAGGATTAATTCCTGTAATGATTGAAGGCAGAGCAGAGGCATTGGATGACTTATGCTTGCATTGGTTTATGGGGCATCATCTGCAAGAGCGGACAGCCAATCAAGCCATCTTTTTACTTGAGGAAACATCCATTCAGACACATGTCCCGTATTTTCTCCTATCCTATGCGAAATCCATTAAAGTCGTCGAACCACAGAGTTTGAAGGACAGGCTTGTTGGTGCTGCATCGGAGTTAATGGAATATTATCGGCTTTAA
- a CDS encoding TetR/AcrR family transcriptional regulator, translating into MTPKIDPRILRTRKLLMDAFIKLILKKSFKDITIKDITDEATVNRATLYSHFNDKYELLDIVIKETVIDNTINNLDYFDKLNEETYVKIFLALTDFHTESITNSNLNAQCRRSYESFSTIVEQKMKTNLENLFYSLLLKQQSNLESEALKLGALILSSGIYAASVDWINKGSPSAEQYIEKALPFIVTKIDNLNHLSG; encoded by the coding sequence ATGACACCAAAAATAGATCCGCGTATTTTACGAACAAGAAAATTGTTAATGGATGCTTTTATCAAACTAATATTAAAAAAGAGCTTCAAAGATATTACGATAAAAGATATTACGGATGAAGCTACTGTTAATCGTGCGACTCTTTATTCCCATTTTAACGATAAGTATGAATTATTGGATATCGTCATTAAAGAAACGGTAATAGATAACACTATTAACAACCTAGATTATTTCGATAAATTAAATGAAGAAACTTATGTGAAAATTTTTCTTGCCTTAACTGATTTTCATACAGAGTCGATTACAAATTCAAACTTAAACGCCCAATGCAGAAGGAGCTATGAATCATTTAGCACAATCGTTGAACAAAAAATGAAAACAAATCTGGAAAACTTATTTTATTCTCTACTTTTAAAACAACAGTCTAATCTTGAATCGGAAGCTTTAAAGCTGGGTGCACTTATATTAAGTTCTGGCATTTACGCAGCATCAGTAGATTGGATCAATAAAGGGTCTCCCTCGGCAGAACAATATATAGAAAAAGCCTTGCCGTTTATAGTGACCAAAATCGATAATCTAAATCATTTATCTGGTTAA
- a CDS encoding flavin reductase family protein: protein MRKPIDYVSGHAYPGMVALVTSSYEDKQNIMSAGFHTTIGYAPLIYGFSLRKETYSYDLIMKSGNFGINFVPANLAELIQIVGTRSGRDEDKFSKYNIEYDNGINLNVPILKEAYFAYECKVIDSRNYGSHDFVTGEIQTIYKDEEKFIEIDGWTMPNMNKLEVPLYLGRSVYATFNGDSEQKDYVKYRFK from the coding sequence ATGAGAAAACCGATTGATTATGTTTCAGGGCATGCTTACCCTGGTATGGTGGCTCTTGTCACATCTAGCTATGAAGATAAGCAAAATATAATGTCGGCAGGCTTTCATACAACGATAGGTTATGCTCCTCTAATTTATGGTTTTTCGTTACGAAAAGAAACCTATTCATACGATTTGATTATGAAAAGCGGTAATTTTGGTATTAATTTTGTTCCGGCAAACCTTGCTGAACTCATTCAGATTGTAGGAACTAGAAGTGGGAGAGATGAAGATAAGTTCTCTAAGTATAACATCGAGTATGACAATGGCATAAATCTGAACGTTCCCATATTAAAAGAAGCCTATTTTGCTTATGAGTGCAAGGTAATAGATTCAAGAAACTATGGCAGCCATGACTTTGTAACAGGAGAAATCCAGACTATTTACAAAGATGAAGAAAAATTTATAGAAATAGATGGCTGGACTATGCCAAATATGAATAAGTTAGAAGTCCCTCTTTATTTAGGGCGTTCCGTATATGCTACTTTCAATGGTGATTCGGAGCAAAAAGATTATGTAAAGTATCGTTTTAAATAA
- a CDS encoding Ig-like domain-containing protein, with product MNDKFRKTVHLVLAVMLVLSLLSSGGTAWAANEWTSVDGGGTNGINVNVNAARDGENTVLAVFRNEVYAAWQEPNGTANQIRVKKYNGTSWISVDGNGASGVNVDPAKAATTPAMAVFNDELYVIWVERNSATTINQVKVKKYNGTSWTSVDGGPNGLNINASIGVSYPVLYEYDNNLYAAWSEANSSNAGQIRIKKYDGTAWTSVDGGGANGLNANTSLGAGLPKMAEYNGSLYVAWSESNGSAVQVRAKKYDGTNWTSIDGGGTTGLNVNVAKTAANLSFAVFDNNLYLAWDEVVGTNDNQIRVKKYDGSTWTSVDGNGTYGINKDINFRANYAELTALDNALYAVWQEYNGTAFQIRVKKYDGTSWTSVDGNAVKGLNVNVSRAAQFPAAAALNNVLYVGWQETNGTSTQIRASNYVPPVPPTINSVTVSPAIASVAQGGSRQLTATVDAAGGAATTVTWTSSDASKVAVNSTGNVTIAADAAPGDYTITATSTVDSSKTGTSTITVTVAPAINSVTVSPSTASVVQGGSRQLTATVDAVGGAATTVTWTSSDASKVAVNSTGNVTVAANATPGDYTITATSTVDSSKKGTSTITVTAAPAVNSVSVSPVSARVVQGGSEQLTATVDAVGGAATTVTWTSNDASNKVEIDSTGNVTIAPDATLGDYTITATSTADGSKTGTSTITVTAAPAINSVSVSPNSASVERGGSKQLTASVDAVGGAATTVTWTSNDASNKVEVDSTGNVTVASDAALGDYTITATSTIDNSKKGTSTITVTVAQAINSVTVSPSTASVVQGGSEQLTASVDAVGGAATTVTWTSNDGSNKVEVDSTGNVTVAPDAALGDYTITATSTIDNSKKGTSTITVTAAASYSIAAITDQTLTGLTQGYELGTQETKSIPVMNTGTGNLLNLSAALSGVNANDFVMTQPNSTLAGSASTSFDIHAKDGLPAGTYTATVTITADHMTPVTFDVTQAVNLPNAPENPQNLVAVGGDRQVALNWGAVSDAIQYRVYMATDADPNNLVEVAIVTSPTYSAQNLVNGTTYYFVVKSENAGGLSGASNHTSATSSTIPGVPANVSAVAGNGQAVVTFTAPTDNGGSAITGYEVTASPGNITVIGGASPITLTGLTNGTSYTFTVKAINDAGRSAASAESNTVIPAASNTPSQPSAPSTSGNTSTANNGVNILVNGKVENAGTATVTKRNNQTEITVIVDQKKLDERLAAEGQHAIVTIPIDQKSDIFVGELNGQMVKNMEDKQAVLVFKTANATYTLPAGQINIDAISKQVGESIALQDIKVQIEIAIPTTDTLKLVENAAAKGRFTLVGQPLSFTVRAVYGDKIFEVTNFNAYVERTIAIPDGVDPGKITTGVVVEPDGSVRHVPTKIRNMNGKYEAQINSLTNSEYAVVWHPLEFSDMMNHWAKNAVNDMGSRMVVDGTGNGMFSPDLEITRAEFAAIIVRGLGLKLENGATPFSDVLSSDWYSSAVNTAYSYRLISGFEDGTFRPNDKITREQAMVILSKAMAITGLKDTLLEQSADHALRPFADAAKVAAWAQSSVADNVQAGLVFGRNGALLAPKGNMTRAEVATIIQRLLQKSDLI from the coding sequence ATGAACGATAAATTCCGAAAAACGGTACATCTTGTACTTGCTGTTATGCTTGTTCTATCGCTTCTATCAAGCGGAGGTACGGCTTGGGCGGCAAACGAATGGACATCAGTGGATGGCGGCGGTACGAATGGCATAAACGTAAACGTAAACGCTGCAAGAGATGGCGAAAACACGGTATTAGCGGTATTTAGAAATGAAGTATATGCAGCATGGCAGGAACCGAATGGAACGGCGAACCAAATACGTGTTAAGAAATATAATGGCACGAGCTGGATAAGTGTCGACGGTAACGGGGCAAGCGGAGTGAATGTAGATCCTGCAAAAGCGGCGACTACCCCTGCTATGGCTGTTTTTAACGATGAATTATATGTCATATGGGTTGAAAGAAACTCAGCTACCACCATTAATCAAGTAAAGGTCAAGAAATATAATGGCACGAGCTGGACGAGCGTTGATGGCGGCCCAAATGGACTAAACATTAATGCCTCAATAGGAGTATCATACCCTGTTTTGTATGAATATGACAATAATCTGTATGCGGCTTGGAGCGAGGCTAACAGCAGCAACGCCGGTCAAATCCGGATCAAAAAGTATGACGGCACGGCTTGGACAAGCGTTGACGGCGGTGGCGCGAACGGTTTGAACGCAAATACGTCATTGGGAGCGGGTCTTCCTAAAATGGCAGAATACAATGGTTCTTTATATGTGGCGTGGAGTGAATCCAACGGAAGCGCTGTTCAAGTTCGCGCCAAAAAATATGATGGGACGAATTGGACGTCCATTGACGGCGGAGGTACGACCGGTCTGAATGTAAATGTGGCAAAAACCGCAGCCAACCTCTCATTTGCTGTATTCGACAACAACTTATATTTGGCATGGGACGAAGTAGTCGGAACGAATGATAATCAAATTCGAGTCAAGAAATACGACGGAAGCACTTGGACGAGTGTAGACGGCAACGGGACGTATGGTATAAACAAGGATATTAATTTCAGAGCAAACTATGCTGAGTTAACGGCACTCGATAACGCTTTATATGCAGTGTGGCAGGAGTACAATGGAACGGCTTTTCAAATTCGGGTTAAAAAATATGACGGTACGAGTTGGACGAGCGTAGATGGAAACGCAGTTAAGGGCTTGAACGTAAACGTCTCGAGGGCCGCACAATTTCCTGCGGCAGCAGCGTTAAACAATGTTTTATATGTTGGTTGGCAGGAGACCAATGGAACGTCTACTCAAATCCGAGCGTCCAATTATGTGCCGCCTGTGCCTCCGACAATTAATAGCGTAACGGTGAGTCCAGCCATTGCAAGCGTTGCACAAGGAGGAAGCAGACAGCTCACCGCTACGGTGGATGCAGCAGGCGGGGCAGCGACGACGGTGACTTGGACGAGCAGCGACGCGAGCAAGGTCGCGGTGAACAGCACGGGGAATGTAACCATAGCGGCAGATGCCGCGCCTGGCGATTACACGATCACGGCAACATCGACGGTGGATAGCAGCAAAACAGGAACGTCGACGATTACCGTCACAGTGGCGCCGGCTATCAACAGCGTAACGGTGAGCCCAAGCACGGCAAGCGTTGTTCAAGGAGGAAGCAGACAGCTCACGGCTACAGTGGACGCAGTAGGAGGAGCGGCGACGACGGTGACTTGGACGAGCAGCGACGCGAGCAAGGTCGCGGTGAACAGCACGGGGAATGTAACCGTAGCAGCGAATGCAACGCCTGGTGATTACACGATTACGGCAACGTCGACGGTAGATAGCAGTAAAAAAGGCACCTCGACGATTACCGTAACGGCAGCGCCAGCAGTTAACAGTGTAAGCGTGAGCCCGGTCAGCGCAAGAGTTGTACAAGGAGGAAGCGAGCAGCTAACAGCTACGGTGGATGCAGTAGGCGGAGCAGCAACGACGGTCACTTGGACAAGCAATGACGCGAGCAACAAGGTGGAAATAGACAGCACGGGGAATGTAACCATCGCACCGGATGCCACGCTAGGCGATTACACGATCACGGCAACGTCGACAGCAGATGGCAGCAAAACAGGAACGTCAACGATTACGGTCACAGCAGCGCCAGCCATCAATAGCGTAAGTGTGAGTCCGAATAGCGCTAGCGTTGAGCGGGGAGGAAGCAAGCAGCTCACAGCATCAGTAGATGCAGTGGGAGGAGCAGCGACGACGGTCACTTGGACAAGCAATGACGCGAGTAACAAGGTGGAAGTAGATAGCACAGGGAATGTAACGGTCGCATCGGACGCCGCGCTAGGCGATTACACGATCACGGCAACGTCAACGATAGATAACAGCAAAAAAGGAACATCGACGATTACCGTCACAGTAGCACAAGCCATCAACAGCGTAACGGTGAGTCCAAGCACCGCAAGCGTCGTGCAAGGAGGAAGCGAGCAGCTCACAGCATCTGTAGATGCAGTAGGAGGGGCAGCAACAACGGTCACTTGGACGAGCAACGACGGAAGCAACAAGGTGGAGGTAGACAGCACAGGGAATGTAACCGTCGCACCGGATGCCGCGCTAGGCGATTACACGATCACGGCAACGTCAACGATAGATAACAGCAAAAAAGGAACATCGACGATTACCGTCACGGCAGCAGCTTCCTATTCAATCGCTGCCATAACGGATCAAACGTTAACGGGACTTACTCAGGGTTACGAATTAGGTACCCAAGAGACTAAGAGCATTCCAGTCATGAATACCGGCACCGGCAATTTGCTGAACCTGTCGGCAGCGCTTAGTGGAGTAAATGCTAATGATTTTGTTATGACACAGCCGAATTCTACTTTAGCAGGCAGCGCATCAACAAGCTTTGATATTCATGCAAAAGATGGTTTGCCAGCTGGCACCTACACGGCAACGGTAACCATAACTGCGGATCACATGACACCTGTAACATTTGACGTTACGCAAGCAGTGAACTTGCCTAATGCTCCCGAAAATCCGCAAAATCTTGTGGCTGTCGGCGGCGACCGTCAAGTTGCGCTGAACTGGGGTGCAGTATCGGATGCAATCCAATACCGTGTTTACATGGCAACGGATGCTGACCCAAATAACCTCGTTGAAGTGGCGATTGTCACATCACCTACTTACAGCGCACAAAATTTGGTCAACGGTACCACCTATTACTTTGTAGTAAAATCAGAAAACGCAGGCGGCTTGAGCGGGGCGTCGAACCACACAAGCGCGACTTCATCAACCATCCCGGGAGTGCCAGCTAACGTATCCGCAGTGGCGGGCAACGGACAAGCTGTCGTAACCTTTACGGCTCCAACTGATAATGGCGGAAGCGCGATTACAGGATATGAAGTGACCGCTTCACCGGGGAATATCACCGTGATCGGAGGAGCAAGTCCAATTACGCTCACAGGCTTGACGAATGGAACAAGCTACACCTTTACGGTAAAAGCGATTAATGATGCAGGTAGGAGCGCTGCTTCTGCGGAATCGAATACAGTTATTCCAGCAGCATCAAATACGCCATCTCAGCCTTCTGCTCCATCGACATCGGGCAATACGAGCACTGCAAACAACGGTGTGAATATTCTGGTTAACGGGAAAGTTGAGAATGCGGGTACAGCTACGGTGACAAAGCGAAACAATCAAACCGAAATAACGGTGATTGTGGATCAGAAAAAACTGGATGAGCGACTTGCTGCAGAAGGGCAGCATGCCATAGTCACAATTCCGATTGATCAAAAATCCGACATTTTCGTTGGAGAGTTGAATGGCCAAATGGTGAAAAACATGGAGGACAAGCAAGCTGTTCTGGTGTTCAAAACCGCAAATGCGACATACACGCTTCCAGCAGGCCAAATCAATATCGATGCTATATCCAAGCAGGTTGGCGAATCAATAGCTTTGCAAGACATTAAAGTGCAGATTGAAATTGCCATCCCGACAACGGATACGTTGAAGCTTGTGGAGAACGCAGCAGCCAAAGGCCGGTTCACCCTTGTCGGCCAGCCGCTGAGCTTTACGGTGAGAGCTGTATATGGAGATAAGATCTTCGAAGTAACGAATTTTAACGCTTATGTGGAGAGAACGATTGCGATTCCGGATGGCGTTGATCCGGGCAAGATTACGACAGGAGTTGTCGTTGAGCCGGATGGCTCCGTACGCCATGTGCCGACTAAAATCCGAAATATGAACGGGAAATATGAGGCTCAAATCAATAGCTTGACCAACAGCGAGTATGCGGTCGTATGGCATCCGCTCGAATTTAGCGATATGATGAATCATTGGGCGAAAAATGCCGTTAACGACATGGGGTCTCGAATGGTTGTCGACGGAACGGGCAACGGGATGTTCAGTCCTGACCTGGAGATCACCCGCGCCGAATTTGCAGCGATCATCGTTCGCGGATTAGGACTCAAGCTGGAAAATGGAGCAACACCATTCTCGGATGTGTTGTCGTCCGATTGGTATAGCAGCGCGGTCAATACTGCGTATTCATACCGGCTAATTAGCGGCTTTGAAGACGGCACGTTCCGGCCGAATGACAAAATTACGAGAGAACAAGCGATGGTTATTCTATCTAAAGCGATGGCGATAACTGGGCTGAAGGATACGCTGCTCGAGCAATCGGCAGACCATGCCCTTCGTCCGTTTGCAGATGCAGCGAAAGTAGCCGCATGGGCACAAAGCAGCGTTGCGGACAATGTGCAGGCTGGCCTTGTATTTGGAAGAAACGGGGCTTTACTTGCTCCGAAGGGGAACATGACCCGTGCCGAGGTTGCAACTATTATCCAGCGATTATTGCAAAAATCGGATCTGATTTAA